A window from Chrysemys picta bellii isolate R12L10 chromosome 20, ASM1138683v2, whole genome shotgun sequence encodes these proteins:
- the PSMB4 gene encoding proteasome subunit beta type-4 — MEAGGMRLPFWAGGPAPGELYSLPCLSAAGPGLESQAGGGGPLTRTQNPMVTGTSVLGVKFDGGVIIAADMLGSYGSLARFRNISRIMKVNDNTVLGASGDYADFQYLKQVIDQMVIDEELLGDGHSYSPKAIHSWLTRAMYSRRSKMNPLWNTVVIGGFYNGESFLGYVDMLGVAYEDPTLATGYGAYLAQPLMREVLEKKPILTKDEARDLIERCMKILYYRDARSFNRYELAIVTEKGVEVEGPLSVETNWDIAHLIRGFE, encoded by the exons ATGGAAGCCGGGGGGATGCGGCTGCCGTTCTGggccgggggcccggccccgggGGAGCTGTACAGCCTGCCCTGCCTCAGcgcggccgggccgggcctggaGTCCCAGGCCGGGGGCGGGGGCCCCCTCACGCGGACCCA gaatcccatggtgACAGGCACCTCGGTGCTGGGAGTGAAGTTTGACGGCGGTGTGATCATCGCTGCAGACATGCTGGGCTCCTACGGCTCTCTGGCCCGGTTTCGTAACATTTCCAGGATCATGAAAGTGAACGATAACACTGTGCTTGGCGCGTCTGGGGACTACGCTGATTTCCAGTACCTCAAGCAGGTCATTGACCAGATGGT AATCGATGAGGAGCTGTTGGGAGATGGTCACAGTTACAGTCCAAAGGCCATTCACTCCTGGCTGACCCGAGCCATGTACAGCCGGAGATCCAAGATGAATCCGCTCTGGAATACTGTCGTTATTGGAGGCTTTTACAATGGGGAGAG TTTTCTAGGGTACGTTGACATGTTGGGTGTTGCCTACGAAGACCCTACACTCGCTACTGGCTATGGAGCGTATCTAGCTCAG ccatTAATGAGAGAAGTCTTAGAGAAGAAACCCATCCTGACGAAGGATGAGGCCCGGGACCTGATTGAGCGCTGCATGAAAATCCTGTATTACAGAGATGCCCGATCATTTAACAGA TACGAACTTGCCATCGTGACCGAGAAAGGAGTTGAAGTGGAAGGACCTCTGTCCGTAGAAACCAACTGGGACATAGCACATCTTATCCG TGGCTTTGAATGA